In Paracholeplasma morum, the following proteins share a genomic window:
- a CDS encoding Eco57I restriction-modification methylase domain-containing protein: MRMQVINNIIEKTLQEIYKYLNHNFSKQEVDVISSELTNFIEFNPQDYSHILGKYSYQELQIILSTINEKGLNRKSKGVYYTPNDVVNFIFSNTVKSLYGIIKKSNLHVQDLNGVPYRSFCYEKSVFDPTCGAGEFLLVALATKLDLVDLHQTIVSNKDLCRIVRTIHGNDINHDSITITKLRLFVYLLNRYGADKVLGVSEELNNNFTYIDFINLDKKFNEKFDIIIGNPPYVEDNKSDTIPLKKYGNVYANVLENSSNCLASDGAMGFIIPLSYISTPRMKKIRNILISKLSEQYILSYCDRPDCLFPAVHQKLSILIGKHRVNKEESRIYTGNYQFWYKEERENLFENVPTIHNRFVKEEYIPKLGSLYDQIVYEKVTENQKSLFTLLTEGDVPVYLNMRAAFWIKAFREEHNSGEYKKYGCSSKEMANLCFCILNSSLFWWYWISVSDCWHITNKELKGFTVPNMDSYQKVNALAKKLENKLEKTKLYVGTKQTEYEYKHKDCIDEIHEIDDLICELYGLTEEEKIHIKNFAFRYRVGGGAINESN; the protein is encoded by the coding sequence ATGAGAATGCAAGTAATTAATAATATAATTGAAAAAACGTTACAGGAAATTTATAAATATCTAAATCACAATTTCAGTAAACAAGAAGTTGATGTTATTAGCAGTGAACTTACTAACTTTATAGAGTTTAATCCACAAGATTATTCTCACATTCTTGGAAAATACTCATATCAAGAGTTACAAATTATTCTTTCTACAATCAATGAAAAAGGATTAAACAGAAAAAGCAAAGGTGTTTATTATACTCCAAATGATGTAGTAAACTTTATATTTTCAAACACAGTAAAATCCTTATATGGAATTATTAAAAAAAGCAATTTACATGTGCAAGATTTGAATGGTGTTCCATATAGATCATTTTGTTATGAAAAAAGTGTTTTTGATCCTACGTGTGGAGCTGGAGAATTCTTACTTGTTGCATTAGCAACGAAACTAGACTTGGTAGATTTACACCAAACAATTGTCAGCAATAAAGATTTATGTAGAATAGTCCGTACTATTCATGGCAATGACATTAACCATGATTCAATAACCATAACGAAGCTTAGATTATTTGTTTATCTATTAAATAGATATGGAGCAGATAAAGTACTTGGAGTTTCAGAAGAACTTAATAATAATTTCACTTATATTGATTTCATTAATTTGGATAAGAAATTTAATGAAAAATTTGACATTATAATTGGGAATCCCCCATATGTAGAGGATAACAAAAGCGACACTATTCCATTAAAAAAGTATGGTAATGTTTATGCAAATGTTTTAGAAAACTCTTCAAATTGTCTTGCTAGTGATGGAGCTATGGGATTTATTATACCACTCTCATATATTTCTACCCCAAGGATGAAAAAAATAAGAAACATACTTATAAGCAAATTAAGTGAGCAATATATATTAAGTTATTGTGATAGACCTGATTGCTTATTTCCTGCAGTCCATCAGAAATTAAGTATTTTAATAGGTAAACATAGAGTTAATAAAGAAGAATCAAGAATTTATACAGGCAATTATCAATTTTGGTACAAAGAGGAACGAGAGAATCTATTTGAAAATGTACCAACAATTCATAATAGATTTGTAAAAGAAGAGTATATTCCAAAATTAGGGTCATTATATGATCAAATTGTTTATGAAAAAGTAACTGAGAATCAAAAATCTTTATTTACACTTTTAACAGAAGGAGATGTTCCAGTTTACTTAAATATGAGAGCAGCTTTTTGGATAAAAGCATTTCGTGAAGAACACAATTCTGGTGAGTATAAAAAGTATGGTTGTTCTTCAAAAGAAATGGCAAATCTATGTTTCTGTATACTGAACTCTTCGTTGTTTTGGTGGTATTGGATATCTGTGTCCGATTGTTGGCATATAACTAATAAAGAGCTAAAAGGATTTACTGTTCCAAATATGGATAGTTATCAAAAAGTAAATGCACTTGCGAAAAAATTGGAAAATAAACTTGAAAAAACAAAACTGTATGTTGGAACGAAGCAAACTGAATATGAATATAAACACAAAGATTGCATAGATGAGATACATGAAATTGACGATCTAATTTGTGAGTTATATGGTCTTACAGAAGAAGAAAAAATACATATAAAAAACTTCGCATTTAGATATCGTGTAGGTGGAGGTGCTATAAATGAAAGTAATTGA
- a CDS encoding helix-turn-helix domain-containing protein — MYDNHSLTNDKWISLEEAAEYLGVKVITIREWIKKFSDIPAHKIGKQWKFKRSELDEWIKSGKSAIK; from the coding sequence ATGTATGATAATCATTCTTTAACAAATGACAAATGGATAAGTTTAGAAGAGGCTGCTGAATATTTAGGTGTCAAGGTTATTACAATAAGGGAATGGATAAAAAAGTTCAGTGATATACCTGCACACAAAATTGGTAAACAGTGGAAATTCAAACGATCCGAATTAGATGAGTGGATAAAAAGTGGAAAGAGTGCAATTAAATGA
- a CDS encoding PTS transporter subunit IIC, giving the protein MTKRKSILQFFIVSFNGMAIGLFSTLIIGVILGQLAKLIGNIPGAEFFSESLLDLSNIIKPMMGIGIGFGIAIALKLDGIKLVVAGIAGGIATKLYNDPMVAYFSTISVYFLFKYGLSRKTPVDIIIVPLFGVLVAFLVANLIGSPVQTGMNALGDFIQYATDLQPFIMGIVIAVVMGMALTAPISSAAIAISISLGGIAGGAAVVGCSVQMLGFAVMSRKDNNIGTVISVAIGTSMLQFKNILKKPIIWLPTIIISAILGPISTLVFKTQTTPSGSGMGTSGLVGQFGTLDAMGQTPEAFLAILILQIALPIILVYVVDVIFRKKGLIQPGDLKI; this is encoded by the coding sequence ATGACTAAAAGAAAGAGTATTTTACAGTTTTTCATTGTGAGTTTTAATGGGATGGCTATTGGGCTATTCTCAACACTAATCATTGGGGTTATTTTAGGCCAGTTAGCAAAACTGATTGGTAATATCCCTGGGGCAGAGTTTTTTAGCGAGAGCTTATTAGACTTATCTAACATCATCAAACCGATGATGGGTATTGGTATTGGATTTGGGATTGCGATTGCCCTAAAGCTTGATGGCATTAAACTTGTAGTAGCGGGAATTGCGGGTGGTATTGCCACTAAGTTATATAACGATCCTATGGTCGCATACTTTAGTACCATCTCAGTATATTTCTTATTCAAATACGGTTTGAGCCGTAAAACACCAGTGGATATCATTATTGTTCCTTTATTCGGTGTATTAGTAGCCTTTTTGGTAGCGAATTTAATCGGATCTCCTGTACAAACAGGGATGAACGCATTAGGTGACTTTATTCAATACGCAACAGACCTTCAACCGTTTATTATGGGGATTGTGATTGCGGTTGTAATGGGAATGGCACTTACAGCTCCAATCTCAAGTGCAGCCATCGCAATATCTATTTCTCTTGGTGGAATTGCAGGAGGTGCAGCAGTAGTAGGCTGTTCAGTTCAAATGCTTGGATTTGCAGTTATGTCAAGAAAAGACAATAATATTGGGACAGTCATATCAGTAGCCATCGGAACTTCGATGTTACAATTTAAAAACATCTTAAAGAAACCAATTATCTGGTTGCCAACAATCATCATTAGTGCGATACTTGGACCAATCTCTACTTTAGTATTTAAAACACAAACCACACCTTCAGGTTCCGGTATGGGTACATCTGGTCTAGTAGGTCAATTTGGAACATTAGATGCTATGGGACAAACGCCAGAAGCATTCTTGGCCATTTTGATTCTTCAAATTGCATTGCCAATTATCTTAGTATATGTTGTCGATGTTATATTTAGAAAAAAGGGTCTAATTCAACCAGGAGACTTGAAAATATAA
- a CDS encoding alpha/beta hydrolase, whose amino-acid sequence MDYSIRFKDCEIYYVIHKNDLKPNLVLLHSFSSSMSIYDQLVITLKKDFSLILIDLPGHGKSESSKNVGLKDMPEILKTIFDSHNIKDVHFIGSQEGALIAQAFGHIYPARLKSLTAIGSYSIYDNDYKKIEKERFIRKFKLGFFWLFSFNKFKAYYASKASQTDTGKERFMKSSKGFTRKSVFSLSGIKRFYKLGKPNGFYPLYLVCGEHDDDVIKDACLLLEQKRQKTILEGYNKARSLVFLDQSRTFHEHFLTFIKNQA is encoded by the coding sequence ATGGATTATTCAATTAGATTTAAAGATTGTGAAATCTATTATGTGATACACAAAAACGATTTGAAACCGAATCTAGTTTTACTACACTCGTTTTCATCAAGTATGAGTATCTATGACCAATTAGTGATTACCTTAAAAAAGGATTTTTCGCTTATATTAATTGATCTACCCGGTCATGGGAAAAGTGAATCATCCAAAAACGTGGGTTTAAAAGATATGCCTGAGATACTAAAGACAATCTTTGATTCTCATAATATAAAAGATGTGCACTTCATAGGTTCTCAAGAAGGGGCATTAATTGCTCAAGCGTTTGGACATATATATCCTGCTAGATTAAAAAGCTTAACAGCGATTGGCAGTTATTCAATCTATGATAATGACTATAAAAAGATTGAGAAAGAACGCTTTATTAGGAAGTTTAAGTTAGGGTTCTTTTGGCTCTTTAGTTTCAATAAGTTTAAAGCCTATTACGCTTCTAAAGCTTCTCAAACTGATACAGGTAAAGAGCGCTTTATGAAGTCCTCTAAAGGTTTTACAAGAAAGAGTGTATTCTCATTAAGTGGGATTAAACGTTTTTATAAACTCGGTAAGCCTAATGGATTTTATCCACTATATTTAGTATGCGGAGAACACGATGATGATGTGATCAAAGATGCGTGTTTGTTACTTGAACAAAAAAGACAAAAGACGATTTTAGAAGGCTATAATAAAGCAAGAAGTCTAGTGTTCTTAGATCAGTCAAGAACGTTCCATGAACATTTCTTGACGTTCATTAAGAACCAAGCATAG